Proteins co-encoded in one Actinomadura luteofluorescens genomic window:
- a CDS encoding ABC-F family ATP-binding cassette domain-containing protein, whose product MNLINLENVAKAYGPEPLLDAVSLGLDEGDRVGVVGRNGGGKSTLVSVLAQETEPDAGRVTHARGIRLGYLTQRDEFPESATVRSVVVGDRAEHEWAGDVRVREILGGLLADLDLDAPLAGMSGGERRRVALARLLVPESDLLLLDEPTNHLDIEAIDWLARHLRGRKVALLVVTHDRWFLDEVTDRTWEVVDGRVERYEGGYSAYVLAKAERSRIAAATEAKRQNLLRKELAWLRRGPQARTSKPKFRVDAAQALIADEPPARDSVELTRFATARLGKTVYDIEDVSVRLGDRDLFQRMTWRLGPGDRVGLVGVNGSGKSTLLRLLDGSVQAASGTVVQGKTVQLAHLSQNLEDLDPSRRVLESVEEIRRRITVGKREWTASQLLERLGFPGDRQWTPVGDLSGGERRRLQLLRLLMGEPNVLLLDEPTNDLDIETLTEVEDLLDGWPGTLVVVSHDRYFLERITDHVVALLGDGRVSLLPGGVDEYLERRAAGTAPKPGAVRNEPASAPPKPKAGGQDWKARKELDRLERRLEKLAGQQAALHEQLAAHATDYAKLQELDARLKEIQAEAAGVEEEWLMLAEDLG is encoded by the coding sequence GTGAATCTGATCAATCTTGAGAACGTCGCCAAGGCCTACGGGCCCGAACCGCTGCTCGACGCCGTGTCCCTCGGCCTGGACGAGGGCGACCGCGTCGGCGTCGTCGGCCGCAACGGCGGCGGCAAGAGCACCCTCGTGTCCGTCCTCGCCCAGGAGACCGAGCCCGATGCCGGGCGCGTCACGCACGCGCGCGGGATCCGGCTCGGCTACCTGACCCAGCGGGACGAATTCCCGGAGAGCGCGACCGTCCGGTCCGTGGTGGTGGGCGACCGCGCCGAGCACGAGTGGGCGGGCGACGTCCGCGTCCGCGAGATCCTCGGCGGCCTGCTCGCCGACCTGGACCTGGACGCGCCGCTGGCCGGCATGTCCGGCGGGGAGCGGCGCCGCGTCGCGCTGGCCCGGCTCCTGGTCCCCGAGTCCGACCTGCTCCTTCTGGACGAGCCCACCAACCACCTCGACATCGAGGCGATCGACTGGCTGGCCCGGCACCTCAGGGGCCGCAAAGTCGCGCTGCTCGTCGTCACCCACGACCGCTGGTTCCTGGACGAGGTGACCGACCGCACGTGGGAGGTCGTCGACGGCCGCGTCGAACGCTACGAGGGCGGTTACTCCGCCTACGTCCTCGCCAAGGCCGAGCGCTCCCGCATCGCCGCCGCCACCGAGGCCAAGCGGCAGAACCTGCTCCGCAAGGAACTGGCGTGGCTGCGCCGCGGCCCGCAGGCCCGCACGTCCAAGCCGAAGTTCCGGGTGGACGCCGCGCAGGCCCTCATCGCCGACGAGCCGCCCGCGCGCGACTCGGTGGAGCTGACCCGGTTCGCCACCGCGCGGCTCGGCAAGACCGTCTACGACATCGAGGACGTCAGCGTCCGTCTCGGCGACCGCGACCTGTTCCAGCGCATGACGTGGCGGCTCGGCCCGGGCGACCGGGTCGGTCTCGTCGGCGTCAACGGAAGCGGCAAGAGCACCCTGCTGCGCCTCCTCGACGGCTCCGTCCAGGCGGCCTCCGGCACCGTGGTGCAGGGCAAGACCGTCCAGCTCGCGCATCTGTCGCAGAACCTGGAGGACCTCGACCCGTCCCGGCGCGTCCTGGAGTCGGTCGAAGAGATCCGCCGCCGCATCACCGTCGGCAAGCGCGAATGGACCGCGAGCCAGCTCCTCGAACGGCTCGGCTTCCCGGGCGACCGGCAGTGGACGCCCGTCGGCGACCTGTCCGGCGGCGAACGCCGCCGCCTGCAGCTGCTCCGCCTCCTGATGGGCGAACCGAACGTCCTCCTCCTGGACGAGCCCACGAACGACCTCGACATCGAGACCCTCACCGAGGTCGAGGACCTTCTGGACGGCTGGCCCGGAACCCTCGTCGTCGTCAGCCACGACCGGTACTTCCTGGAGCGCATCACCGACCACGTCGTCGCGCTGCTCGGCGACGGCCGCGTGTCGCTGCTGCCCGGGGGCGTCGACGAGTACCTCGAACGCCGCGCCGCCGGAACCGCGCCCAAGCCCGGCGCCGTCCGGAACGAGCCGGCCTCCGCGCCTCCCAAGCCCAAGGCGGGCGGCCAGGACTGGAAGGCCCGCAAGGAGCTCGACCGCCTCGAACGCCGCCTGGAGAAGCTCGCCGGGCAGCAGGCCGCCCTCCACGAGCAGCTCGCCGCGCACGCCACCGACTACGCCAAGCTCCAGGAGCTGGACGCCCGGCTCAAGGAGATCCAGGCGGAGGCCGCCGGCGTCGAGGAGGAGTGGCTCATGCTCGCCGAGGATCTCGGCTAG
- a CDS encoding glycoside hydrolase family 26 protein, whose amino-acid sequence MKARARAARTRVPIVGTALLAIAGLIATVAAGCGGGAGAAPRITTTARAGVAPVPPAQGAYFGAWVPEGTGLHSASASPSPSGSPSDSGSPSQSPSGSESPTPSGKDAGKPGMAPVAGFEQRLGRRLDIVQSYRGWKSDFPGGLEKSVADGNRYLLLTWDGGDTREIVQGEHDDLIAKRARAVKALGKPVFLRWSRDMDKATGQKSVHTAADFVAAWKHLRAIFKRENVDNVAWVWCPTARGFSGANAGSYYPGDDQVDWICADAQPGADYDYRDLSEAVKLFMEWARGRHKPIMIAEFGVPRSYGPRRAEWLREAAKTLQDPQVKAVVYFNSDEQAKNARDRRRSYSVTGDKHATSALRELATTPYFNPRNLPVTSGG is encoded by the coding sequence GTGAAGGCGCGTGCGCGGGCGGCGCGGACCCGGGTGCCGATCGTGGGGACGGCGCTGCTCGCGATCGCGGGCCTGATCGCCACGGTCGCGGCGGGCTGCGGGGGCGGCGCCGGCGCGGCACCCAGGATCACGACGACCGCGCGGGCGGGCGTGGCGCCGGTCCCGCCGGCCCAGGGGGCTTACTTCGGGGCCTGGGTGCCGGAGGGCACCGGCCTGCACTCCGCGTCCGCCTCGCCGTCCCCCTCCGGTTCACCTTCGGACTCGGGCTCGCCGTCGCAGTCGCCTTCCGGGTCGGAGTCGCCGACGCCGTCCGGCAAGGACGCCGGCAAGCCGGGCATGGCGCCCGTCGCCGGCTTCGAGCAGCGGCTCGGCCGCCGGCTCGACATCGTGCAGAGCTACCGCGGCTGGAAGAGCGACTTTCCCGGCGGGCTGGAGAAGTCCGTCGCGGACGGGAACCGCTACCTGCTGCTGACCTGGGACGGCGGCGACACTCGCGAGATCGTCCAGGGCGAGCACGACGACCTGATCGCCAAGCGCGCCCGCGCCGTCAAGGCCCTCGGCAAGCCCGTGTTCCTGCGCTGGTCGCGTGACATGGACAAGGCGACCGGCCAGAAGAGCGTCCACACGGCGGCCGACTTCGTCGCCGCGTGGAAGCACCTGCGGGCGATCTTCAAGCGGGAGAACGTCGACAACGTCGCGTGGGTGTGGTGCCCCACCGCCCGCGGCTTCAGCGGTGCGAACGCCGGCTCGTACTACCCGGGCGACGACCAGGTCGACTGGATCTGCGCCGACGCCCAGCCCGGCGCCGACTACGACTACCGCGACCTGTCGGAGGCGGTGAAACTGTTCATGGAGTGGGCCCGGGGGCGCCACAAGCCCATCATGATCGCCGAGTTCGGGGTGCCGAGGTCCTACGGCCCGCGCCGCGCCGAGTGGCTCCGCGAGGCCGCCAAGACCCTCCAGGACCCGCAGGTCAAGGCCGTGGTGTACTTCAACTCCGACGAGCAGGCGAAGAACGCCCGCGACAGGCGCCGCTCCTACTCGGTGACCGGCGACAAGCACGCGACCTCGGCGCTGCGCGAACTCGCCACGACCCCGTACTTCAACCCCCGCAACCTCCCCGTCACCAGTGGCGGCTGA
- a CDS encoding MarR family winged helix-turn-helix transcriptional regulator, whose product MRDEVDRLVEAWNTERPDLDVRPLQVLSRVSRLARHLDRARRAVFADHGLEPWEFDVLTALRRAGAPYRLSPGRLLHATLVTSGTMTNRIDRLAAAGLVERHPDPQDKRGVQVCLTDAGLTRVDAAFTDLLGREQAILEALSPDQREALADLLRTLLIPFDA is encoded by the coding sequence ATGCGCGATGAGGTCGACAGGCTTGTCGAGGCGTGGAACACCGAACGTCCAGACCTGGACGTCCGGCCGCTGCAGGTCCTCAGCCGCGTCTCCCGCCTGGCCCGCCACCTCGACCGCGCCCGGCGCGCCGTGTTCGCCGACCACGGCCTGGAGCCGTGGGAGTTCGACGTGCTCACTGCACTGCGCCGGGCGGGCGCCCCCTACCGGCTGAGCCCGGGCCGCCTCCTGCACGCGACCCTGGTGACCTCCGGCACCATGACGAACCGCATCGACCGGCTCGCGGCGGCGGGCCTGGTCGAGCGGCACCCCGACCCGCAGGACAAGCGCGGCGTGCAGGTCTGCCTCACCGACGCGGGCCTCACCCGCGTCGACGCCGCCTTCACCGACCTCCTCGGCCGCGAGCAGGCGATCCTGGAAGCCCTCTCCCCCGACCAGCGCGAAGCCTTGGCCGACCTCCTGCGCACCCTGCTCATCCCCTTCGATGCGTGA
- a CDS encoding amidase produces the protein MTTWILRTDEPGGGPRLAVKDAIDVAGLPTTAGCRAVAERAEPAAADAPVVASARAQGARVAGKANLNELCMAADGINPWTGTPVNPLDPSRVPGGSSSGSAVAVATGEADVAFGTDTSGSIRIPAACCGIAGLKTTNGRVSLDGVYPLSPTLDVVGPMGRDVAAVVLGMRLLEPGFTPAPDDPSAFGAPGTIARLRVDGVDPAIDAAVDDALRRLGPFTDVRSEHYADAATANGLIISDEAARRNGHLLAAPDLLSGRIARRIQHMIDVSGAGLLDRALAMRKAIRAELDAILARHTAIALPVLTCLPPEPDEADESDLVLTALVGQANVAGLPAFALPVPLPGSHLPTSVQLIGRAGTEEHLCALAATLESALTP, from the coding sequence ATGACGACCTGGATCCTCAGGACGGACGAGCCGGGCGGCGGACCGCGCCTCGCCGTCAAGGACGCGATCGACGTCGCCGGGCTGCCCACCACCGCGGGCTGCCGGGCCGTCGCCGAGCGCGCCGAGCCCGCCGCCGCGGACGCCCCCGTTGTCGCGTCCGCCCGCGCGCAGGGCGCCCGCGTCGCCGGCAAGGCCAACCTGAACGAGCTGTGCATGGCCGCGGACGGCATCAACCCGTGGACGGGCACGCCGGTGAACCCGCTCGACCCGTCGCGGGTGCCGGGCGGGTCGTCCAGCGGCTCCGCCGTGGCCGTCGCCACCGGCGAGGCCGACGTCGCCTTCGGGACCGACACCTCCGGGTCGATCCGCATCCCCGCCGCCTGCTGCGGCATCGCGGGCCTGAAGACCACGAACGGCCGCGTCTCCCTGGACGGCGTGTACCCGCTGTCGCCGACGCTGGACGTCGTCGGGCCGATGGGCCGCGACGTCGCCGCCGTCGTTCTCGGGATGCGCCTGCTCGAACCCGGTTTCACGCCCGCCCCCGACGACCCGTCGGCGTTCGGGGCCCCGGGGACGATCGCGCGCCTGCGCGTGGACGGCGTGGACCCCGCGATCGACGCCGCCGTCGACGACGCCCTGCGCCGCCTCGGCCCCTTCACCGACGTCAGGTCCGAGCACTACGCCGACGCCGCCACCGCCAACGGCCTGATCATCAGCGACGAGGCCGCTCGCCGGAACGGGCACCTCCTCGCCGCCCCGGACCTGCTGAGCGGGCGCATCGCGCGCCGCATCCAGCACATGATCGACGTGTCCGGCGCCGGGTTGCTCGACCGGGCGCTCGCCATGCGCAAGGCGATCAGGGCCGAACTCGACGCGATCCTCGCCCGGCACACCGCGATCGCCCTGCCGGTCCTGACGTGCCTGCCTCCGGAACCCGACGAGGCGGACGAGTCGGACCTCGTCCTCACCGCGCTGGTGGGCCAGGCCAACGTCGCCGGGCTCCCCGCGTTCGCCCTTCCCGTCCCGCTGCCCGGCTCGCACCTGCCCACGTCCGTCCAGCTCATCGGCCGCGCCGGCACCGAAGAACACCTCTGCGCCTTGGCCGCCACTCTGGAATCCGCCCTGACGCCCTAA
- the rsmA gene encoding 16S rRNA (adenine(1518)-N(6)/adenine(1519)-N(6))-dimethyltransferase RsmA, whose amino-acid sequence MGDTRGLLGPADVRELAGRLGIRPTKTLGQNFVIDANTVRRIVRAAELDPDDVVIEVGPGLGSLTLALLPQARRVLAVEIDEALAAELPATAAAREPDLAERLEVVRADAMRIAEVPGPAPTALVANLPYNVAVPVVLHLLATLPSLRSALVMVQAEVADRMVAAPGSKIYGVPSVKLAWYGHARRAGAVGRAVFWPAPNVDSGLVAFTRRDPPPTAASRREVFAVVDAAFAQRRKTLRAALAGWAGSAAAAEEALRAAGVDPRTRGEALNVAAFARIAEYGPSRRGDHPRTAEARAPRGG is encoded by the coding sequence ATGGGGGACACCAGGGGCCTGCTCGGCCCGGCGGACGTGCGCGAGCTCGCCGGGCGGCTCGGCATCAGGCCGACGAAGACGCTCGGGCAGAACTTCGTCATCGACGCCAACACCGTCCGGCGGATCGTCCGGGCCGCGGAGCTCGACCCCGATGACGTCGTGATCGAGGTGGGCCCGGGCCTGGGGTCGCTCACGCTGGCGCTGCTGCCGCAGGCGCGGCGGGTCCTCGCGGTGGAGATCGACGAAGCGCTGGCCGCCGAGCTGCCGGCCACGGCCGCCGCCCGGGAACCGGACCTCGCGGAGCGGCTGGAGGTCGTGCGCGCCGACGCGATGCGGATCGCGGAGGTGCCGGGGCCGGCGCCGACGGCGCTCGTGGCGAACCTGCCCTACAACGTCGCCGTCCCCGTCGTGCTGCACCTGCTGGCCACGCTGCCGTCGCTGCGGTCCGCGCTGGTGATGGTGCAGGCCGAGGTCGCCGACCGGATGGTCGCGGCGCCCGGCTCCAAGATCTACGGGGTGCCGTCGGTGAAGCTCGCCTGGTACGGGCACGCCCGCCGGGCCGGGGCCGTCGGGCGCGCCGTGTTCTGGCCCGCGCCGAACGTCGACTCCGGGCTCGTGGCGTTCACCCGCCGCGACCCGCCGCCGACCGCGGCGTCCCGGCGGGAGGTGTTCGCGGTGGTCGACGCCGCGTTCGCGCAGCGCCGCAAGACGCTGCGCGCGGCCCTCGCGGGCTGGGCGGGGTCGGCGGCCGCCGCCGAGGAGGCGCTGCGCGCCGCGGGCGTCGACCCGCGGACCCGGGGCGAAGCGCTGAACGTGGCCGCCTTTGCCCGGATTGCCGAGTATGGTCCTTCTCGCCGGGGCGATCACCCTCGAACCGCCGAGGCGAGGGCTCCCCGCGGGGGATGA
- a CDS encoding 4-(cytidine 5'-diphospho)-2-C-methyl-D-erythritol kinase, which translates to MTVRVPAKVNLQLGVGPIRDDGYHDLVNVFHAVSLFDEVTAEPAERLAVEVRAAPHARVAVGGVPTGEDNLAARAARLVAARLGVETAVRLSIRKAIPVAGGMAGGSADAAAALVACARLWDDREEPALTRDDLMELGGDLGSDVPFAVLGGTAVGVGRGERLTPALTRGTFHWVFATADGGLSTPAVYGECDRLRLAAGETAAWPTVSEALMTALATGDAKALGAALFNDLEPAALSLRPSLRRTLDTGRELGAIGALVSGSGPTCAFLAETEEDAAGLADELDSAGVAEQIVRAHGPVPGATLL; encoded by the coding sequence GTGACGGTGCGGGTCCCCGCCAAGGTGAACCTCCAGTTGGGCGTCGGCCCGATCCGCGACGACGGCTACCACGACCTCGTCAACGTGTTCCACGCCGTGTCCCTGTTCGACGAGGTGACGGCCGAGCCCGCCGAGCGGCTGGCGGTGGAGGTCCGGGCGGCCCCGCACGCGCGCGTCGCGGTCGGCGGCGTCCCCACCGGCGAGGACAACCTCGCCGCGAGGGCGGCCCGGCTCGTGGCCGCGCGCCTCGGCGTCGAGACGGCCGTGCGGCTCTCGATCCGCAAGGCGATCCCGGTCGCGGGCGGCATGGCGGGCGGCAGCGCCGACGCCGCCGCCGCGCTCGTCGCCTGCGCCCGGCTCTGGGACGACCGGGAGGAGCCCGCGCTCACCCGCGACGACCTGATGGAGCTCGGCGGCGACCTCGGCAGCGACGTCCCGTTCGCCGTCCTCGGCGGCACGGCCGTCGGCGTCGGGCGCGGCGAGCGGCTCACCCCCGCCCTGACCCGCGGCACCTTCCACTGGGTGTTCGCCACCGCCGACGGCGGACTGTCCACGCCCGCCGTCTACGGCGAGTGCGACCGGCTGCGCCTGGCGGCGGGGGAGACGGCCGCGTGGCCGACCGTGTCCGAGGCGCTGATGACCGCGCTCGCCACCGGGGACGCCAAGGCCCTCGGCGCCGCGCTGTTCAACGACCTGGAGCCCGCCGCGCTGTCGCTGCGCCCGTCGCTGCGCCGCACGCTCGACACCGGCCGCGAGCTCGGCGCGATCGGGGCGCTCGTCTCCGGCTCCGGCCCGACCTGCGCGTTCCTCGCCGAGACCGAGGAGGACGCCGCCGGGCTCGCGGACGAGCTGGACTCCGCCGGCGTCGCGGAGCAGATCGTCCGGGCCCACGGACCCGTCCCCGGCGCCACACTCCTCTGA
- a CDS encoding transglycosylase family protein, whose amino-acid sequence MPSPSAPCTRAPRVLAPLAVLLASALLASACGGDGGSAAPKNGVVADAPRTSAPAPRKVVIVVDAKKTETMTTGATVGQVLEQAKIALGPHDLVEPAADKPAGDVIKIMRLLSEPVTKVVKTTAPTVRKKSSSVPPWSEKELRKGRPGITLVKVAYVRRKGRKVTKVLARKVKRRPVAQIIAVGPKSANSGSVTRLNWRGLANCESHNNPKAVNPAGYYGLYQFSLSSWASVGGSGKPSDASSAEQTYRAQMLYNRVNGRWQGQWPNCGKFLFS is encoded by the coding sequence GTGCCTTCCCCATCCGCGCCGTGCACGCGCGCGCCTCGCGTGCTCGCGCCCCTCGCCGTCCTGCTGGCCTCCGCGCTGCTCGCCTCGGCGTGCGGCGGGGACGGCGGATCGGCGGCCCCGAAGAACGGCGTCGTCGCGGACGCGCCGCGCACCAGCGCCCCCGCGCCGCGCAAGGTCGTCATCGTGGTCGACGCGAAGAAGACCGAGACCATGACGACCGGCGCGACCGTCGGCCAGGTGCTGGAGCAGGCGAAGATCGCGCTCGGCCCGCACGACCTGGTCGAGCCGGCCGCCGACAAGCCCGCCGGGGACGTCATCAAGATCATGCGGCTGCTGTCGGAGCCGGTGACCAAGGTCGTGAAGACGACCGCCCCGACGGTCCGCAAGAAGAGCTCGTCCGTCCCGCCGTGGAGCGAGAAGGAGCTGCGCAAGGGCCGCCCCGGCATCACCCTCGTGAAGGTGGCCTACGTCCGGCGCAAGGGCCGCAAGGTCACGAAGGTCCTCGCGAGGAAGGTGAAGCGCAGGCCCGTCGCGCAGATCATCGCGGTGGGGCCGAAGTCGGCGAACAGCGGCTCGGTGACGCGGCTGAACTGGCGCGGGCTCGCCAACTGCGAGTCCCACAACAACCCGAAGGCCGTGAACCCGGCCGGGTACTACGGGCTCTACCAGTTCTCCCTGTCGTCGTGGGCGTCGGTCGGCGGCTCGGGCAAGCCGTCGGACGCCAGTTCCGCCGAGCAGACCTACCGGGCGCAGATGCTCTACAACCGGGTGAACGGCCGCTGGCAGGGCCAGTGGCCCAACTGCGGGAAGTTCCTGTTCTCCTGA
- a CDS encoding patatin-like phospholipase family protein has protein sequence MTDDNSGWALALGPGGPVGTAWLLGLAAGLRAAGLDPAGAGLIVGTSAGAIAGAAIAAGRDLAALEELPSRSGPPAPADGSVMARVFEVAGVPGLEPDETRRRIGRLALDAAALPAERHHASMRYLVGTDTWPDTRLLITGVDAESGEPALWDSSSGVPLSLAVAASSAAPGFAEPVPIGGRRYLDGAFAGWSAAELAQGAGPLVALEPMPHMRGGETVRILPDARALDAFGENLGDRSRWTPVYREGLRQAPEAAERIAAVLAAGH, from the coding sequence ATGACGGACGACAACAGCGGGTGGGCGCTGGCCCTCGGCCCCGGCGGGCCGGTCGGAACGGCGTGGCTGCTCGGCCTCGCGGCGGGGCTGCGCGCGGCGGGCCTGGACCCGGCGGGCGCGGGCCTCATCGTCGGGACCTCGGCGGGCGCCATCGCCGGCGCGGCGATCGCCGCCGGCCGGGACCTGGCGGCCCTGGAGGAGCTGCCGTCGCGCAGCGGCCCCCCGGCGCCGGCGGACGGCTCGGTGATGGCGCGGGTCTTCGAAGTGGCCGGCGTCCCGGGACTGGAACCGGACGAGACCAGGCGGCGGATCGGACGGCTGGCCCTCGACGCGGCCGCGCTGCCCGCGGAGCGCCACCACGCGAGCATGCGGTACCTGGTCGGCACCGACACCTGGCCGGACACCCGGCTCCTGATCACCGGGGTGGACGCGGAGTCGGGCGAACCGGCGCTGTGGGACTCCTCCAGCGGCGTCCCGCTGTCGCTCGCGGTGGCCGCGAGCAGCGCCGCGCCCGGCTTCGCCGAGCCGGTGCCGATCGGCGGGCGCCGCTACCTGGACGGCGCGTTCGCCGGATGGTCGGCGGCGGAGCTGGCGCAGGGGGCGGGGCCGCTCGTCGCGCTGGAGCCGATGCCCCACATGCGCGGCGGCGAGACCGTCCGGATCCTTCCGGACGCGCGGGCGCTGGACGCGTTCGGGGAGAACCTCGGAGACCGGTCGCGCTGGACGCCCGTCTACCGGGAGGGCCTCCGGCAGGCACCGGAGGCCGCCGAGCGGATCGCCGCCGTGCTTGCCGCCGGGCACTGA
- a CDS encoding TatD family hydrolase, with translation MTEEGDGQAPRSYPPLPERLPVDVFDSHCHLDIVETPVDEQLRSAKAAGVARIVTIGCDLPSSRFAVEVAGEFDDVYAAVAIHPNETTGISDAVLADVARLAAHPKVRAIGETGLDYYRDWAPKEDQHRSFRAHVDIAKRTGTALVIHDREAHDDVLAILEEEGPPDTVVFHCYSGDAAMARVCADRGYLMSFAGNVTFKNAEPLREALRAAPLDLLLVETDAPFLTPIPHRGKPNASYLIPHTVRAMAEVKGVDLAELCTAIAANGERAFGPW, from the coding sequence GTGACCGAGGAGGGGGACGGTCAGGCCCCGCGTTCCTATCCGCCGCTGCCCGAGCGCCTGCCCGTCGACGTCTTCGACAGCCACTGCCATCTCGACATCGTCGAGACGCCGGTGGACGAGCAGCTGAGGTCGGCGAAGGCGGCGGGCGTCGCGCGGATCGTCACGATCGGCTGCGACCTTCCGTCCTCCCGGTTCGCGGTGGAGGTCGCGGGCGAGTTCGACGACGTGTACGCGGCGGTGGCGATCCACCCGAACGAGACGACGGGCATCAGCGACGCCGTCCTGGCCGACGTCGCCCGGCTGGCCGCGCACCCGAAGGTCCGCGCGATCGGCGAGACGGGCCTGGACTACTACCGCGACTGGGCGCCGAAGGAGGACCAGCACCGCTCCTTCCGCGCCCACGTCGACATCGCCAAGCGCACCGGCACGGCCCTGGTCATCCACGACCGGGAGGCCCACGACGACGTGCTGGCGATCCTGGAGGAGGAGGGCCCGCCCGACACGGTGGTCTTCCACTGCTACTCCGGCGACGCGGCCATGGCGCGGGTCTGTGCCGACCGCGGCTACCTGATGAGCTTCGCCGGGAACGTCACGTTCAAGAACGCCGAGCCCCTGCGGGAGGCGCTGCGCGCGGCGCCGCTGGACCTGCTGCTCGTGGAGACCGACGCGCCGTTCCTGACGCCGATCCCGCACCGCGGCAAGCCGAACGCCTCGTACCTGATCCCGCACACCGTCCGCGCGATGGCGGAGGTCAAGGGCGTGGACCTGGCGGAGCTGTGCACCGCGATCGCCGCGAACGGGGAGCGCGCCTTCGGCCCCTGGTGA
- a CDS encoding trans-aconitate 2-methyltransferase → MSRQTAAVWDPAQYGVFGDERARPFTELAARLGGAAPARVADLGCGSGELTATLAARWPDAVIDAFDSSPEMIAAARAHEIPGRLAFRVADVAAWEPERPLDLVISNAVLHWIPEHPELLPRWVGALAPGGRLAFQVPGNFGAPSHVLLREMGRSERWRGRLAHLQHDAPVLDPAGYVDLLARLGCAVDAWETTYAQILHGEDPVLEWVKGSALRPVLTALPPAEAEEFLAEYAERLRRAYPAAPYGTVFPFRRIFVIATTP, encoded by the coding sequence ATGTCGAGACAAACCGCGGCCGTGTGGGACCCCGCGCAGTACGGGGTCTTCGGCGACGAGCGCGCCAGGCCCTTCACCGAACTCGCCGCGCGGCTCGGCGGCGCCGCGCCCGCCCGCGTCGCCGACCTCGGCTGCGGGAGCGGCGAGCTCACCGCCACCCTCGCCGCCCGCTGGCCGGACGCCGTCATCGACGCCTTCGACAGCTCGCCGGAGATGATCGCGGCGGCCCGCGCGCACGAGATCCCGGGACGGCTCGCCTTCCGCGTCGCCGACGTCGCAGCCTGGGAGCCCGAGCGGCCCCTCGACCTCGTGATCTCCAACGCCGTCCTGCACTGGATCCCCGAGCATCCGGAGCTGCTGCCCCGCTGGGTCGGCGCCCTCGCCCCGGGCGGCCGCCTCGCCTTCCAGGTCCCCGGCAACTTCGGCGCGCCCAGCCATGTCCTGCTCCGCGAGATGGGCCGCTCCGAACGGTGGCGCGGCAGGCTCGCCCACCTGCAGCACGACGCCCCCGTCCTCGACCCGGCCGGATACGTCGACCTCCTGGCCCGCCTCGGATGCGCCGTCGACGCCTGGGAGACCACCTACGCGCAGATCCTGCACGGCGAGGACCCCGTCCTCGAATGGGTCAAGGGCAGCGCGCTGCGTCCCGTCCTCACCGCCCTGCCGCCCGCCGAGGCCGAGGAGTTCCTCGCCGAGTACGCGGAGCGGCTCAGGCGCGCCTACCCCGCGGCCCCCTACGGCACCGTCTTCCCGTTCCGGAGGATCTTCGTGATCGCCACCACCCCCTAG